Below is a genomic region from Culicoides brevitarsis isolate CSIRO-B50_1 chromosome 2, AGI_CSIRO_Cbre_v1, whole genome shotgun sequence.
caaaaagttaaaatatttggtCTGTttagaaagaaatttatagtaaaaatagcttttttaataaaatattttcttatttttcttttcattaaagttcctttcaaactttttcatcaaattcaagCTCGAACAACAATTGTTGTATCTTAATTCTCGCCAAAGTGTTCTTTTTCGTATCCAATCGTCTCAAAGTCGGCGCCAGACTAATCAAAAATCTCTCGTCGGAAtccaaattttgttcattgaaGCCCGAAGATGCTGACGTTCGATgattaaatttgacatttgtcTCTGTTGCCTCCTCAATTGTGTACGTTTCCGTATTTTCATCCGTTTCCGTGGGAATTATCTCGACTGTTTCTGTCTTTGGGTTCGTCAAACTGCCATCTTCCATTTCCTCGTCTTCGTTACTTTCGACAGCAACTTCGTCATCCATCGCCCTGATATACTGCGTGCCAAGCTCATCCGTGTCATTTTGAATGTAAATGATGTTCGAGACGACATTTCGACTTTTCTTCGCAGCTGAAGGCGTTCGTGTTCGAGCATTTTCTCCCGTCACGTAaggcaacaaaaatttcaaaatgtcgtAATGCAACATTGCGCCGCGCGTTTCCTCGTCATGTTGCTTGACATGTTTGATAAAGCCGTCTCGCAAGCTTCTCCATcgtttttttgcttcgttttcCGTTAGACCGACTTGCTTTGCGATTTTGCTCCAAGCTGCGTTCCGACTCGCATGGCGCTTAAAGTTCTGAAATGCGAACGCAATGAAGGGCAATTCCGCAAAATTGGggaaaatattcagaaatttaCCTTGTCTGTGCAATCGTAGAGTTCCTTGTGGCTTTTTATCGCTTCGATGAGCTCTTCTTCGTTGACTTTTACGAAAGATcgctttttttcgttcttgtcCATCGTTGAATTCGaggaaattttgtgattttttaaaaataaacacgaAAGAACGCTGGCTGCCGTCGATTTATTGAAGCGCTTCTGAATTGCTTTTCGACTTTGCGCAAGAAGCTATTCGTTATTCTCTAATTCAGTTGTTctccgttaatttttttaaataaatctctgaaatttattcattaattttttaaaattttcatttttttaagttttaagaaaatttaattaatttttaaaatttgagaaaaaataaactgacCAATTTCAGGTCTAAAAtcctatataaaaaaaaattaaacttttttaa
It encodes:
- the LOC134830162 gene encoding uncharacterized protein LOC134830162, coding for MDKNEKKRSFVKVNEEELIEAIKSHKELYDCTDKNFKRHASRNAAWSKIAKQVGLTENEAKKRWRSLRDGFIKHVKQHDEETRGAMLHYDILKFLLPYVTGENARTRTPSAAKKSRNVVSNIIYIQNDTDELGTQYIRAMDDEVAVESNEDEEMEDGSLTNPKTETVEIIPTETDENTETYTIEEATETNVKFNHRTSASSGFNEQNLDSDERFLISLAPTLRRLDTKKNTLARIKIQQLLFELEFDEKV